The DNA segment AGGTCAATAGGACAAAGCTATGGAAAGTGATGGAGCAGAGAGGAGTAAGAAAAGGACTAATCGAAAGATCGAAAGAATTATATGAAGAGACCTCGAATACGATTAGGTATAACGGAAAGGTATCAGGATGGTTTTGGACAGCAGACGGAGTCAGACAAGGATGCCCTCTGAGCCCGCtgttgtttacaattttcatctcGGATTTAGAGAAAGAATTCAGGGCTGGCCAGGCGGGAGGCATAGTATTATATGTGGCAAGGAAAAAATGTGGTCACTGGCATATGCTGACGACTTAATGCTATTGGCAGAAAGGTTagaagaaatggaagaaatgaTAAGAAGATTGGAAAGATTTTTAGATAAGAGAAGCTTGATTTTGAACACGaccgaaacaaaaataatgatctTCAGCAAAGGAGGAGATAGGGTGAAGAAAACGAAATGGCTATGGAAAGGGTAGGAAATAGAGTCAGTCAAGAGTTTTACATACTTAGGGgtcaaatttcaaagaaatggaGACACGATAGAACATGTGAGAGAAAGGGCTAAAAAAGCCAACGTACTGACACGGCAAGTTTGGGGCATCGGGGAAAGAAAGTTTAAAGACTGTTTCAAGTGGAAAGTATTTATGTTTGATCGTCTAGTCAAGAGCGTGATGTTGTATGGGGCGGAACTATATGGGTGGAAAGAAAGGGCGGAGTTGGGAAGAGTGCAATATAAATTTGTGAGATGGATTCTAGGTTTAAGCAGAGAAACaccaaaatatatattattagcagaaacaaaaagagaaaagattAGAATAGAAGCAGGAAAGAAAGCTCTGAAAGTTTGAAGAGGAAATTAGAAAGGCAGTAGGAAAGAATTTAGTATAAGAATGTCTTAGGGAAAAGGAACAGGGAAGGACAAAAAATGGTAAAGAAAGGATAGAGTATGGCATACGAAACGGATATAGTCAGGAAGGGATTAGGAGATTGAGAGGGGAGAGTGATAGAGTAACTCTGGAACTGATGAATAGGGATAGGGAAAATCAGGAACAAGTGCAATTTAACCAAATAAAAGAGACTAAATATAACAGTAggtatagatatttatttacgggACAGAGGCCAGAGTATCTAAGGAAAGATGAAAAACTAAACAGCCAAAGTTTGATGGCAAAGGCGAGGTGCGGAAATTTAGAATCTTGGAATAGATATTGACTTGCGCGTGAGGGGAGAAGGTGCGGGTTTTGTGGAAGGGGACAAGGTTCTCTGAAGCACTATTTAGCAGATTGCGACAAGCGGGAAAATGCTAATATAAGCATAGAAGAGCTTTTAGAGGGTAGGTTTAATGTAAGAAATGTAGATTGGATATGGAAGTTAGTAAACGGGAAGGATAAAAGTACAAACTACAATTAGTAACATACGTACAGAGGAGAGAAGCAAAGACAGAGTGGGTAAGCGCGCGGTGTGACGAATGTAA comes from the Hylaeus volcanicus isolate JK05 unplaced genomic scaffold, UHH_iyHylVolc1.0_haploid 11082, whole genome shotgun sequence genome and includes:
- the LOC128882350 gene encoding uncharacterized protein LOC128882350, giving the protein MDNVYILQHLAERVTITKKGKLYALFVDLKAAFDKVNRTKLWKVMEQRGVRKGLIERSKELYEETSNTIRERIQGWPGGRHSIICGKEKMWSLAYADDLMLLAERLEEMEEMIRRLERFLDKRSLILNTTETKIMIFSKGGDRVKKTKWLWKGNGDTIEHVRERAKKANVLTRQVWGIGERKFKDCFKWKVFMFDRLVKSVMLYGAELYGWKERAELGRVQYKFVRWILGLSRETPKYILLAETKREKIRIEAGKKALKV